A portion of the Salmo trutta chromosome 1, fSalTru1.1, whole genome shotgun sequence genome contains these proteins:
- the LOC115197877 gene encoding retinoic acid-induced protein 1-like, with product MQSFSRERSGFHGNQPCYQQEHHELSRLESYRQHPHHGQTRQVYEAHALATATGMPPAGPGAGPGPGSGPIPGPKDCYSQQAYPGYPQGNEGGVGGGVVGGGGGSTPHDKKAYSGGSQGPPPTPQHMQAGGYSNHMGPGGYPAQYMSEGHLQQSKWDDPVQLAQYEQEMVGRMEPGPPGSSQYLDQNMLAHSQSQCHQPHQASAPVYTSPHHQPHPANPGQSSLMYPQSQLHYPQHPPSPSPSSSSYMEKCSPMPHCYKGYSMPPSSQYTRQMGSHSGLKQGGYRPPPQNSYSYQQTPSRGGYEPQPTLQGMPTPQETHPKYQHFSQPQQNYCLSELSVRSPEQYYQTCSPASSHSPARSVGRSPSYSSTPSPLMTNPESFQYSQPPMTPGAASSSSSSSAGLQDQGLLMPPRSHPSSSPNVAHPTPQHSYTQGVSMKERFSEKLLANPSLWSLNALTSQVENISNNVQQLLLSETMVANKKGGKRSSIGSSGGSSSKKEEVYKGVPGGPEGQHGGGPMQDPYSTNQHQLIPMEMQEGGYSSSSDEQLERGYYYCGQGRSPAQAPNNTHLGLDTASSCSMTSPDDMSTRSGDSVSGLQSVASRDNMTPDPRSQGGHEPRQTPMKSVGDERSPVSVTIPSPMKQESQSPPDIQRLGLPLKENFEELAWTEKMADYEEDGVKKTSDGESDGRGSDNVTETSEKQEKWPEDEKGRALYSKINKAVTEGKSYCYDENMYHKIQNKYDRGKGDSADKSPNLSDSIHKGDLGQEMKPEAFKSDSESSVKTSPFISRGDLDQDQYLTEKEDSSENTSPTPRGEALDQRLSASEKRESREEEEEDEEEGEQERKQNSISPPLSAEEREGEESKSLPSAEEVLNNRTSPQEEPSGELCSSTEGQSLAEPQPYSNTEPAETESQAAQPDATAAAAESPESVSAICDTPPQSHSAMMVFSALREIATPPAPSHTRDHIDRSDSNVLEPDSPQLPGKSILHSAPSWANTPPSPKKGDEDMEPGISCPSAVTPSGKPEPVAPSAPLQAFGRKHGRGRRRLMHSGVEFRRQLSVEREGESAPSPPQKPCMPSSKSALFSDQIDMAAHQDIITTSETPKLLVEGSRSRMCTRSFNAQDTPSKDPQPPERRKPGRKPGSKPGPKPGPKSGLKPGPKPGLKPGPKPGSKLSLKPGPKPGLKPDSKPSPKPGLKPGPKPGLKPGPKPGPKPGPKPGPKPTEGAPRGRPRGTGSKLKLAQQEGPIQPITGDPGRGQKSLSINSQQVDGNQEVKAPGKDGKNMVLRSRKPPHDKLPKEKEKEQSEGILTQTLTGITKPNAVLQNEERTSLEPAIPVFPNQTDTSITDTSVTDTSKPDTSVTDTSKPDTSVTDTSKPDTSVTDTRVTDPSKTNTSVTDTSKPDTSKPDNSVTDTSKTDTSKTDTIATDVSVTDTSVTDTSVSDPNVTDTSATDTSVTDNSLTDTCVTDTSVTDTSKTDISISVTPPEKPKEPTVAVPLVTAPVPPLKRKPSPLPLELPVKKKRGPKPKPKPQQPQPETPQSDQANQANQPPLVKHKEMGVRGPKRRLKRGRRIKASLITVLTKDNPPPTMADGDVVSEIPSVPSQCPTKTKYLPPRKGRGLKYEAMVQKINSGTGSKKHPPTPQPESTEATVDEVTSKPVSLPVSEESEAPVAVVSAPDVSREELAGDVWSSTGAQNTEQEGRVQQNTGEGVQREPLPSGVPDAAAASGANKPTRTKRRKWAMVESTDATVVAMETGSLIINTPRLAKQRAIKNNHEMHLKQRRRKRKGGQTPSEGPVADEEVETTTGEQQTETPADTALTTMPALPAGPGEITDSPQVIATEMIQRPPSKRGRKPSSSPSKKRGRAPGEQQSSKPLRVHKKPGPKKGIKDAMEVIEAVVKAAGREARLKKKKWKKDSPVVSEEKQPEPSLKQVLSNTPKSRIKPSFCPYVRMDSSRDFTSLCTIVNRRDEELKMVLQKPRKKSPDKIKNPVTFAKAIPSSSAMLQGPLVNKTLIDRCLTCCLCGKPANYRELGDLCGPYFPEDSIPRKILSARHIETQRENQEKISSNSSIKEPSSSPPKSEGDPSSKKEVSKKVDMETVTKEGSSSCGGSHHHQPHPHHWRPRRAERAPAEGGSTHRPTLRDRFRRMQKLQEERRAAEATASGQKGGNGGGGLLQRLQEEAEAKEHWAHENCAIWTNGIIMVAGRLYGLKEAVHTSTETAL from the exons ATGCAGTCGTTCAGCAGAGAGAGGAGCGGTTTCCACGGCAACCAGCCCTGCTACCAGCAGGAGCACCATGAATTATCACGCCTGGAGAGCTACCGACAGCACCCCCACCACGGACAGACCAGGCAGGTCTACGAGGCGCATGCCCTGGCCACCGCTACAGGGATGCCCCCAGCGGGACCAGGGGCCGGACCTGGACCAGGAAGTGGACCTATACCTGGACCTAAGGACTGTTACAGCCAGCAGGCATACCCTGGATACCCCCAGGGCAATGAAGGCGGTgtgggtggtggtgttgtgggtggtggaggagggtCAACGCCTCATGATAAGAAGGCTTACAGTGGGGGGAGCCAAGGGCCTCCTCCCACTCCCCAGCATATGCAGGCGGGCGGCTACAGCAATCACATGGGCCCGGGGGGATACCCGGCCCAGTATATGAGCGAGGGCCACCTCCAGCAGTCTAAGTGGGACGACCCAGTTCAGCTAGCTCAGTACGAGCAAGAGATGGTAGGCAGGATGGAGCCGGGTCCCCCTGGGTCCTCCCAGTATCTGGACCAGAACATGCTGGCTCACTCCCAGAGCCAGTGTCACCAGCCCCACCAGGCCTCTGCTCCGGTCTACACCAGCCCACACCACCAGCCCCATCCCGCAAACCCAGGCCAGTCCTCGTTGATGTACCCCCAGAGCCAGCTCCACTACCCCCAACACCCCCCGTCCCCCtcgccatcctcctcctcctacatgGAGAAGTGCAGCCCCATGCCCCACTGTTACAAGGGATATAGTATGCCGCCCAGCTCCCAGTACACTAGGCAGATGGGCAGCCACAGTGGTCTGAAGCAGGGGGGATACCGCCCACCACCACAAAACAGTTACAGCTACCAACAGACTCCCTCCAGGGGTGGCTACGAACCCCAGCCTACACTACAAGGCATGCCCACTCCCCAGGAGACCCATCCCAAATACCAACACTTCAGCCAGCCCCAGCAGAACTACTGTCTGTCCGAGCTGTCCGTCAGATCCCCTGAGCAGTACTACCAGACATGTAGTCCCGCCTCCAGCCACTCCCCTGCACGCTCTGTAGGCCGCTCGCCCTCCTACAGCTCCACCCCTTCCCCTTTGATGACCAATCCAGAGAGCTTCCAGTACAGCCAGCCACCAATGACCCCAGGCGCggcttcttcgtcctcctcttcctcagcggGTCTGCAGGACCAGGGCTTGCTGATGCCGCCGCGCTCCCACCCGTCCTCGTCCCCCAACGTGGCCCACCCAACCCCGCAGCACAGCTACACACAGGGGGTCTCCATGAAGGAGCGCTTCTCTGAGAAGCTGCTTGCCAACCCCAGCCTGTGGAGCCTGAATGCCCTCACCTCTCAGGTGGAGAACATCTCCAACAATGTGCAGCAGCTGCTGCTCTCCGAGACCATGGTCGCCAACAAGAAGGGGGGCAAGCGCAGCAGCATTGGGagcagtggaggcagctcctCCAAGAAGGAAGAGGTTTACAAAGGAGTGCCAGGAGGCCCCGAGGGTCAGCACGGTGGGGGCCCCATGCAGGACCCCTACAGCACCAACCAGCACCAGCTCATTCCCATGGAGATGCAGGAGGGGGGGTACTCCAGTAGTTCTGACGAGCAGCTGGAGAGGGGGTACTACTACTGCGGCCAGGGCAGGAGCCCAGCTCAGGCCCCTAACAATACACACCTGGGCCTGGACACGGCCTCATCCTGCTCCATGACCTCTCCGGATGACATGTCCACCCGGTCTGGTGACTCTGTGTCCGGCCTGCAGAGTGTGGCTTCCAGGGACAACATGACCCCTGACCCCAGGTCACAGGGGGGTCACGAACCCCGACAAACCCCCATGAAGAGCGTGGGGGATGAGAGGTCCCCCGTGAGTGTGACGATCCCCAGCCCCATGAAGCAGGAGAGCCAGTCCCCTCCAGACATCCAACGTCTTGGCTTGCCACTGAAGGAAAACTTTGAGGAGTTGGCCTGGACAGAGAAAATGGCAGACTACGAGGAGGATGGCGTGAAAAAGACCTCCGACGGCGAAAGTGACGGCAGAGGCAGCGATAATGTCACAGAAACCTCAGAGAAGCAGGAGAAATGGCCGGAGGACGAGAAAGGCCGAGCGCTGTATAGCAAGATCAACAAAGCAGTGACCGAGGGAAAGAGCTACTGCTACGACGAGAACATGTACCACAAGATACAAAACAAATATGACCGAGGCAAAGGGGACTCGGCGGATAAGTCCCCAAACCTCTCAGACTCCATCCACAAGGGAGACCTGGGCCAGGAGATGAAACCGGAGGCCTTCAAATCTGACTCTGAGAGCTCAGTGAAGACATCCCCCTTTATTTCCAGGGGTGACCTTGACCAAGATCAATATTTAACAGAGAAGGAAGACAGCTCGGAGAACACATCCCCTACCCCCCGGGGCGAGGCTTTGGACCAGAGGCTCTCCGcctcagagaagagagagagcagagaagaagaggaggaggatgaggaggagggggagcaGGAGAGGAAGCAGAACTCCatatctcctcctctgtctgctgaggagagagagggagaagagagtaaGAGTCTGCCATCAGCTGAGGAGGTCCTCAACAATAGAACGAGCCCACAGGAGGAGCCTTCTGGAGAACTGTGCAGCAGTACAGAAGGCCAGAGCCTGGCTGAGCCTCAGCCTTACAGTAACACAGAGCCTGCAGAGACAGAAAGCCAAGCAGCACAACCGGacgcaacagcagcagcagcagaatccCCAGAAAGTGTGTCAGCCATTTGTGACACTCCACCACAGTCTCACTCGGCCATGATGGTTTTCTCAGCTCTCAGGGAGATAGCAACACCTCCAGCTCCGTCACACACCAGGGACCATATCGATCGCAGCGATTCCAACGTGCTGGAGCCTGACTCCCCTCAGCTGCCAGGGAAGTCGATACTGCACTCAGCGCCCTCCTGGGCCAACACCCCACCCTCGCCAAAGAAAGGTGATGAGGACATGGAGCCGGGCATCAGCTGCCCAAGTGCTGTGACCCCCTCAGGCAAGCCAGAACCTGTGGCCCCATCTGCACCCCTGCAGGCTTTCGGCCGGAAGCACGGCCGAGGCAGGAGGAGACTGATGCACTCAGGTGTGGAATTCAGGAGACAGCtgagtgtggagagagagggggagagtgccCCCTCGCCCCCGCAAAAACCCTGCATGCCCTCCAGCAAGAGTGCTCTGTTCTCCGATCAGATAGACATGGCCGCTCACCAGGACATAATCACGACGAGCGAAACACCCAAACTGCTTGTTGAGGGCTCCCGCTCCAGAATGTGTACTCGCTCGTTCAACGCGCAGGACACACCTTCTAAGGATCCTCAGCCCCCTGAAAGACGGAAACCAGGGCGGAAACCGGGTTCGAAACCAGGCCCAAAACCAGGCCCGAAGTCAGGGTTAAAACCAGGGCCTAAACCAGGACTGAAACCAGGACCAAAACCAGGTTCAAAGCTGAGTCTAAAACCAGGACCAAAACCAGGTTTGAAACCCGATTCAAAGCCCAGCCCAAAACCAGGTTTAAAACCGGGGCCTAAACCAGGCCTAAAACCAGGGCCTAAACCGGGTCCAAAACCAGGGCCAAAACCAGGTCCAAAACCAACTGAAGGAGCCCCCCGGGGTCGTCCCAGGGGTACAGGCTCTAAGTTGAAGTTGGCACAACAGGAAGGTCCCATTCAACCCATAACAGGGGATCCAGGAAGAGGCCAGAAGAGCTTGAGCATCAACAGTCAGCAAGTTGATGGGAACCAGGAAGTGAAAGCTCCAGGCAAGGACGGAAAGAACATGGTCCTGAGATCCAGAAAGCCCCCCCACGATAAGCTTCCAAAGGAAAAAGAGAAGGAGCAATCTGAGGGAATCCTGACTCAAACCCTGACAGGTATAACAAAGCCCAATGCAGTGTTACAAAATGAGGAACGTACGAGCTTAGAGCCAGCCATCCCTGTCTTTCCTAACCAGACAGACACAAGTATAACAGACACCAGTGTAACAGACACCAGTAAACCAGACACCAGCGTAACAGACACCAGTAAACCAGACACCAGCGTAACAGACACCAGTAAACCAGACACCAGTGTAACAGACACCAGAGTAACAGACCCCAGTAAAACCAACACCAGTGTAACAGACACCAGTAAACCAGACACCAGTAAACCAGACAACAGTGTAACAGACACCAGTAAAACCGACACCAGTAAAACCGACACCATTGCAACAGACGTCAGTGTAACAGACACCAGCGTAACAGACACCAGTGTATCAGACCCCAATGTAACAGACACCAGTGCAACAGACACCAGCGTAACAGACAACAGTTTAACAGACACCTGTGTAACAGACACCAGTGTAACAGACACCAGTAAAACAGACATCAGTATATCTGTCACTCCACCTGAGAAACCTAAAGAACCGACTGTAGCTGTACCTCTTGTAACTGCACCTGTACCTCCACTCAAAAGAAAACCCAGTCCTCTGCCTCTAGAGCTTCCGGTGAAGAAAAAGCGAGGTCCAAAACCAAAACCAAAACCACAACAGCCCCAGCCTGAAACTCCCCAGTCTGACCAGGCCAACCAGGCCAACCAGCCTCCATTAGTCAAACACAAGGAGATGGGTGTCCGAGGCCCCAAGAGAAGGCTAAAGAGAGGCAGACGCATCAAGGCCTCTCTTATCACTGTGCTGACCAAAGATAACCCTCCTCCCACAATGGCTGACGGTGATGTGGTTAGTGAAATACCCAGTGTCCCTTCTCAGTGTCCCACCAAAACCAAGTACCTCCCCCCGCGCAAAGGCAGGGGTCTGAAATACGAGGCCATGGTTCAGAAAATAAACTCGGGCACCGGTTCGAAGAAACACCCGCCGACACCACAGCCCGAGAGCACAGAGGCGACAGTTGATGAAGTGACGTCAAAGCCTGTGTCGCTGCCCGTCTCAGAGGAGAGCGAGGCCCCAGTGGCAGTGGTGAGTGCCCCTGATGTGTCACGGGAGGAGTTAGCAGGGGATGTGTGGAGCTCCACGGGGGCCCAGAACACAGAACAGGAGGGAAGGGTGCAGCAGAACACCGGGGAGGGGGTGCAGCGGGAGCCACTCCCATCGGGGGTGCCAGACGCTGCTGCAGCGAGCGGTGCCAACAAACCCACCAGGACCAAGAGGAGGAAATGGGCCATGGTGGAGAGCACGGACGCCACAGTGGTCGCCATGGAGACGGGGAGCCTGATCATCAACACGCCGCGGCTGGCCAAGCAGAGGGCCATCAAGAACAACCACGAGATGCACCTaaaacagaggaggaggaagaggaaaggagGACAGACTCCTTCAGAGGGGCCTGTGGCTGATGAGGAGGTAGAGACAACAACAGGAGAACAGCAGACAGAGACACCCGCTGACACAGCGTTAACAACAATGCCCGCTCTACCAGCTGGCCCAGGTGAGATCACAGACAGCCCGCAGGTGATCGCCACAGAAATGATCCAGCGGCCTCCCTCCAAACGAGGGAGGAAGCCCTCTTCATCCCCTtccaaaaagagagggagagcccCAGGTGAACAGCAGAGCAGCAAACCACTGAGGGTGCACAAAAAACCTGGTCCTAAAAAGGGAATCAAAGACGCCATGGAGGTGATTGAAGCGGTTGTAAAGGCTGCAGGGAGGGAGGCCAGACTCAAGAAGAAGAAATGGAAAAAGGATAGTCCTGTAGTGTCAGAGGAAAAGCAGCCGGAGCCCTCTCTCAAACAGGTACTGAGTAACACTCCTAAAAGCAGAATCAAACCCTCCTTCTGTCCATATGTGCGTATGGACAGCTCCAGAGACTTCACCTCCCTCTGTACCATCGTCAACAGGCGCGATGAAGAGCTGAAGATGGTGCTTCAGAAGCCCCGGAAAAAGAGCCCGGACAAAATTAAAAACCCAGTCACATTTGCCAAGGCGATACCCAGCTCCTCGGCTATGCTCCAGGGGCCCTTGGTTAACAAAACGTTAATTGACAGGTGTCTAACGTGTTGCCTGTGTGGAAAGCCAGCAAATTACCGTGAGCTGGGGGATTTGTGTGGGCCCTACTTCCCAGAGGATAGCATCCCCCGCAAAATCCTGTCAGCAAGACATATAGAAACCCAGAGGGAAAACCAAGAGAAAATAAGCTCCAACAGTAGCATCAAGGAACCAAGCAGCAGCCCCCCAAAAAGCGAAGGAGACCCCAGCTCCAAAAAGGAAGTTAGTAAAAAGGTGGATATGGAGACAGTCACAAAGGAGGGCAGTAGTAGTTGTGGTGGGAGTCACCATCATCAGCCCCACCCACACCATTGGCGCCCCAGGAGGGCAGAGAGGGCACCGGCGGAGGGCGGAAGCACGCACCGGCCCACCCTACGGGATCGGTTCAGGAGGATGCAGAAGctccaggaggagaggagggctgcgGAGGCCACAGCTAGTGGTCAGAAAGGGGGCAATGGAGGAGGAGGCCTGCTCCAGAGACTGCAGGAGGAGGCTGAGGCTAAGGAACACTGGGCCCATGAGAACTGTGCTATCTGGACCAATGGGATCATCATGGTGGCCGGGAGGCTGTATGGCCTGAAAGAGGCTGTTCACACCTCCACAGAAACG GCTTTGTAA